Within Coffea arabica cultivar ET-39 chromosome 4e, Coffea Arabica ET-39 HiFi, whole genome shotgun sequence, the genomic segment ACAATCGTTAGCTGGACAAGTTTCAtcatcttttggagatttttctgaatCGTGTGAAGAATCACAAGACATATGGCTAGCAGGGAGATCAACCATTTCACCATTCTGGATGTCGTTTTCCTCAGATAAATTTGAATTGGAATCAATTGCAGTAAATGCACAAAATTGGCTTCTGGAAATTGGAGGATCTAACAAATGTGGACATCCACCTATCTGATCTTCAGAATCTGGCTTAACTCTTGGTCCATTCAATGGCCCTACAGAATTTTCACACTTTTTTTCTCCAACCATACTCCTGTCCTTATCCTGAGAATCTTCTATTTCAGGCACTGAGTTACAAGGCATGGTATTCAGATCCATATCCACTGGAATTTGGTGAACTGGGTCCTCAACAAAACCAGCAAGGTATTCAGCAGTGGGTTGATTATTACTGGTGCAGCTCATATGGGAGGTAATGCATCCCAGATTTGAAGAGAGTACTGCATTTCCATTTGAATACTTCTCCTTAATCACAGAGCTTCCACTAGATGATCTGGAAGTTTTACTGGAGAATTGTATAGAACTGAAGCATGGCAGTGCTTGAATTGCTATAGGAACCTCAGTGTATGATGTTTTCCAGGAAGAATTTGAAGCTGATGCTCCTGTATTGGTTTGATCAGAGAACTGCACAAGTTGGGATGCGGTGGTTACACATGAGCTTAACATTCTCAGCTCATTGATATTGAAGTCTTGCtcttttttggttgattttgaaCCCAAAATTGTTTTATCATTGCATGGCAGGGTCAACTTTCCAGCGGATTGAACTGGAAGCCCAGAATTTGCTTCAATACTCGCTGCAAATTTAGATAATGATAAGGTAGTTCGTTAAAACCATATGTGaattaatttattaaatttagATAACAAGAGGGGTTTCATTAAAGATGGAGATATAAACATGGGTAGCATTAATTTACTCTTTTCAgacaataaaaaaaggaaatagaaatATGAATATAGACACTAAGGGAAGAACCTTTTCCTTCCAGAACATCAGAAGCAATACTCATCAAGTCAGGGGTTTTTGATCTTGGCTTTCCAGATAAATCTGGATCCTGTTGCTTGATTCCTGTGCTGCTCATGTTAGAGTCAACTAAACTGCTGGAAATTGTAACTGGTTCATCAGAAGGTAGAGGAGCATTCAAATCAAGCAAACAACTTGTATTGCTGCAACTTGAATTAAAATCGGAAGAAGCTCCTTTTCTGAGTATTAAATTACTCTTAGGCGAAGAGTCTACAAATCTTACAGATGGATCAAGCTGAACTGGAGAGACTTCAGAAGATTTTTCCTTCTCTAGCTCTTCGCCTCCATCACTATCCATATATTCCTCAGGTGGAAGTTCCAGATTTAACATTCTCTTCCCATATTTGTTCCTTCCACATGATGAGACTTCAAGTTCTTTCAAATGGTTTTCTTCTAGATAAACATCAGAACCAGCGTGGATGCTCttctttgaaacaaaatttgagGGCCTTTGAAAGTTTTCCACTCCATGTACAGACGGCTTATCATCTCTTGGGTTTGATAAAAGCCATCCTGGAAGCTGTAAAGCCTTCTTAGAAGTATCACACAGCATTCCAGATACAAAAGTTTGCATCCGTAGATGATCTTTACTTAGTTCCATCATTTTTATTTCATCCATCAACTCCCTTTGCCTCCCATACAAGCGATGTAGTTCATGAACCTGGAAAAGAAACACAAGTAATTATTTGCTCTATTTCAAAGGCCGCCAACAAAATTTTCCCGTTTCAAAGGCCATAGACAAACTTTTCGAATAAAATAGCCACAGTTACAGAAGACTCCAATAAAAGAAGGTACAGGAACTCCAGATCCTATGCCATTTATATAAGGCATACCTTTAACGACACAAAATCTCATTTGAACAACCACAACAACTCAGCCAGCAATAAATGAAATCATTatcaaaaactaaagaaaatagAACACAGACAAGTTCCAGGATCCAATAACctaaattatgataattaaAACAGTGTCTACAGAACCATAGTCCAATGCAGTGcatttaaaatcaatttttgaatgtCTTTTACCTGATACATGAATAATGATTCATGCTTTAGCATTGTCTGCCTTAATATTTCTTTGTTATAAGCTAAATACTGATCAGTCATTGGTTGCTGAGACAAAATATTGTAGTCTCTGCCACTTCTACAGAAGAAACCATTGTTGAATTGTTGCCATAAGCTCCCACTAGCATCAACATTTTGCTCTCTAGTATAATAATACCCAGAAAGATAGCTTGTACACTGCATCTTTGCTCCACTTCCTATGGACAATTCAAGAAGGAAACAGTCAGTTTCAACCGAAGATACGTAATCAAGATATCAGAACTAATAATGCTTCAACCGCTGCTGGTGACAAAATGAAAGATAGTTTACTTATTTAGTGAAGAACTCTATGATACATTTAAACTCAATTTTTATGTAAACAGAAATTCCACAGGCTTGGAATGAAGCTCAGCATACCGCAAAAGAGACATAATCATCTAAATTTACTCAACCAAGATATTCAAAATCAATTCGAATAAATAAGTTTGCATCGCAACAACAAAGATTTTAACCAATTTGACTATGTTGTCTATTTTTTGACATCTTTCCTTGCGTAGTACCAGCTAGTTGAACTGATCCCAGAGTACATAATGCGCTGACTGAGGGAGATGAAACTCAGTAGATTTTTCAGATTCAATTAGAAGTTAGCCAAGTCAAACTATAGTGCAACAAGTTCAATTATCTATACCAGCTCAATCATTTTCCTGTCTCAACAAACAAATTCCATAATCAACGATGACAAGATGTATAGGCATTTGAAGTCTAGAACTCACATACAAAGACAAATAAACAAAAGCATATGGCAATCTTCAGTATCAAACATCAACTATAACCAAGATCTTTAGGATACACAAGtgaagaaaaacaaataaatagtGCACCGTCACAGTGCACATCAGATTAATAATGGCGGTGGGTGGAGGGAGAATGCAAAGAACATTTGAAACTCACAGAAAGTAATAATATAATTACTTAATATCCCAGGAATTAAACCAAAAGCAGGAAAAAAATATGTAGGGATCAGGAGTTGTGAGGAAACAAAAATCAAATCCCTTGAAGTGTAATGGTTAACAAAGAAGTTAGTAAATTGGCcctttgagaaaaaaaaaatcatttcaaatttgaaactgcAGATCTTTTgacataaaaaatttgaaactgcAATTGTGCGCCTAAAAACCTTAGAGATTTCATCTACCCATGTGTAAATTCATTAATATTGCCATCATCTACAAAGTAACCGTAGAGCATCATTGACACTCCAAAATTCAAGacaaaatcatggaaaaagTGAAGTGGAGAGTATATACAGGACAAATTTGGCATATCAAAGCCAACATCTTTCtgcaaatcagttcatcaaaaTCACAGGTATGCATTCATACATCACATACTCATAAATTCATGCATACCAATTCAGATATCCATACAAATACACAACTGAAAAATCATAGAAATTCATGAACAGCAGAGCATCCCAGATAAGAAAGCAACAAAGTAATCAAAACCCATTATCATTTTCTTGCAACATTCAGGAAAGTATGAAACTTTACCTTAAATTACAGCCTAAAAACCTCTTCTTTCAAGAACCCTTTTGAAATATCAACCCATTAATCCAACCCCAATT encodes:
- the LOC113741170 gene encoding uncharacterized protein, which gives rise to MQCTSYLSGYYYTREQNVDASGSLWQQFNNGFFCRSGRDYNILSQQPMTDQYLAYNKEILRQTMLKHESLFMYQVHELHRLYGRQRELMDEIKMMELSKDHLRMQTFVSGMLCDTSKKALQLPGWLLSNPRDDKPSVHGVENFQRPSNFVSKKSIHAGSDVYLEENHLKELEVSSCGRNKYGKRMLNLELPPEEYMDSDGGEELEKEKSSEVSPVQLDPSVRFVDSSPKSNLILRKGASSDFNSSCSNTSCLLDLNAPLPSDEPVTISSSLVDSNMSSTGIKQQDPDLSGKPRSKTPDLMSIASDVLEGKASIEANSGLPVQSAGKLTLPCNDKTILGSKSTKKEQDFNINELRMLSSCVTTASQLVQFSDQTNTGASASNSSWKTSYTEVPIAIQALPCFSSIQFSSKTSRSSSGSSVIKEKYSNGNAVLSSNLGCITSHMSCTSNNQPTAEYLAGFVEDPVHQIPVDMDLNTMPCNSVPEIEDSQDKDRSMVGEKKCENSVGPLNGPRVKPDSEDQIGGCPHLLDPPISRSQFCAFTAIDSNSNLSEENDIQNGEMVDLPASHMSCDSSHDSEKSPKDDETCPANDCGKEMSQLKTCMDLRFSNTDQKHSQVLTETTAVGTDLQAPISPDNKEHSPPREESEDNQSENHEGTVKELDRIAAEVILSIMFPGKKQSLNTSMSQLLEVSVDCLGWFAGIACTVAGSAENESEDHLADAPVGNCSDLAPKVLEKLEAMTFKSTGIKVEDHCHMTIDQKNKLIGDPLLTSEGQSRKARGWKDFQSQDLPCDSSLCSHDATENLRPIKKLRAAARTAHENVKVRKKVGRVGCAKGRRHSKRFPLNAISRKACSLSKQNPCQSEQSFLQSCSFGWGRKHRRQKHRRARSYFDLGFT